Proteins from one Amycolatopsis endophytica genomic window:
- a CDS encoding KamA family radical SAM protein — MTAIQEVSPADTLDVAAQPYAYRRTELTEPDWRRFPGWREVTEAQWRDAQWQRVHCVRNIKQLRAVLGDLVEERFYDDLAADQRELATMSMLVPPQMLNTMAVDSTDALYADPVRRYMLPVRSDRDPDWPSHPHSERDSLHEAEMWVVEGLTHRYPTKVLAELLSTCPQYCGHCTRMDLVGNSTEQIAKHKLGLKPVDRQDAMIDYLRRTPGVRDVVVSGGDVANVPWHQLESFLMRLLDIETVRDIRLATKALAGLPQHWLQPKIVEGLERVAGTARRRGVNLAIHTHVNHVQSVTPLVAEAARTALEVGVRDVRNQGVLMRGVNASPAALLDLCFALQGEANILPYYFYLCDMIPNAEHWRLAVWEAQELQHAIMGYLPGYATPRIVCDVPYVGKRWVHQLADYDRERGISYWTKNYRTGIEHADPEALRRRYPFYDPISTLPEEGRAWWAEQRG, encoded by the coding sequence TTGACTGCGATCCAGGAAGTCTCCCCCGCCGACACCCTCGATGTCGCCGCCCAGCCCTACGCCTACCGCCGCACCGAACTGACCGAACCGGACTGGCGCCGCTTCCCCGGCTGGCGGGAGGTGACCGAGGCCCAGTGGCGGGACGCGCAGTGGCAGCGGGTGCACTGCGTGCGGAACATCAAGCAGCTGCGCGCCGTGCTGGGCGACCTGGTCGAGGAGCGGTTCTACGACGACCTGGCCGCCGACCAGCGCGAGCTGGCGACCATGTCGATGCTGGTGCCGCCGCAGATGCTCAACACCATGGCGGTGGACTCCACCGACGCCCTCTACGCCGATCCCGTGCGCCGCTACATGCTGCCGGTGCGCAGCGACCGCGATCCGGACTGGCCCAGCCACCCCCATTCCGAGCGCGACTCGCTGCACGAGGCGGAGATGTGGGTGGTGGAGGGCCTGACCCACCGCTACCCCACCAAGGTGCTGGCCGAGCTGCTCTCCACCTGCCCCCAGTACTGCGGGCACTGCACGCGGATGGACCTGGTGGGCAACTCCACCGAGCAGATCGCCAAGCACAAGCTCGGGCTCAAACCGGTGGACCGCCAGGACGCCATGATCGACTACCTGCGCCGCACGCCCGGCGTGCGGGACGTGGTGGTCTCCGGCGGCGATGTGGCGAACGTGCCGTGGCACCAGCTGGAGTCGTTCCTGATGCGGCTGCTGGACATCGAGACGGTGCGCGACATCCGGCTGGCGACCAAGGCGCTGGCCGGGCTGCCGCAGCACTGGCTGCAGCCCAAGATCGTCGAGGGCCTGGAACGCGTCGCGGGCACCGCGCGGCGGCGCGGCGTGAACCTGGCGATCCACACCCACGTCAACCACGTCCAGTCGGTGACGCCGCTGGTGGCCGAGGCGGCACGCACGGCGCTGGAGGTCGGGGTGCGGGACGTGCGCAACCAGGGTGTGCTGATGCGCGGGGTCAACGCGTCCCCGGCGGCGCTGCTGGACCTGTGTTTCGCGTTGCAGGGCGAGGCGAACATCCTGCCCTACTACTTCTACCTGTGCGACATGATCCCCAACGCCGAGCACTGGCGGCTGGCGGTGTGGGAGGCGCAGGAGCTGCAGCACGCCATCATGGGCTACCTCCCGGGCTACGCCACCCCGCGCATCGTGTGCGACGTGCCGTATGTCGGCAAGCGGTGGGTGCACCAGCTGGCCGACTACGACCGCGAGCGCGGCATCTCCTACTGGACGAAGAACTACCGCACCGGGATCGAACACGCCGACCCCGAGGCGCTGCGCCGCCGCTACCCGTTCTACGACCCGATCTCCACGCTGCCCGAGGAGGGGCGCGCCTGGTGGGCCGAGCAGCGCGGGTGA
- a CDS encoding MGDG synthase family glycosyltransferase: MKQVLVLSATMGEGHNATGRALAEAVHRRWPEAEIRWLDALDVMGPGVGPLFRQIYVTNVRRTPWLYELFYSLLWRSRWFAAACKRFTGAWCGRRLARIVGQPDLVLSTYPLGTAGLEWLRRHGRLPAPVGAWISDFAPHPFWVYGRVDLNLVMHPVAIPPAVRCVPGAPVAVSAPPVRAVFRPGDSAAVRRRLGLPPAAFVALVSCGSLGFGQVEAAARELLAAHPSVVPVVVCGRNERLARALRRLTDARLRVLGWTDEMPAYTVAADVVVTNAGGATGLEALACGRPVLMHRPIAAHGRANARLMAEAGLAVVCEADGELTRAVGHLVETPGAWKSLAEAAARHLESAGDLDVALSALLRQAACHRATAG; the protein is encoded by the coding sequence GTGAAACAGGTTCTGGTGCTGTCGGCGACCATGGGGGAAGGGCACAACGCCACCGGTCGTGCCCTCGCCGAGGCCGTGCACCGGCGGTGGCCGGAGGCGGAGATCCGCTGGCTGGACGCGCTCGACGTGATGGGCCCCGGTGTGGGACCGCTGTTCCGGCAGATCTATGTCACCAACGTGCGGCGCACCCCGTGGCTGTATGAGTTGTTCTACTCGCTGCTGTGGCGCTCCCGATGGTTCGCCGCGGCGTGCAAACGGTTCACCGGCGCATGGTGCGGACGGCGTCTGGCGCGCATCGTCGGGCAGCCCGACCTGGTGCTGTCCACCTATCCGCTGGGCACGGCCGGGCTGGAGTGGCTGCGCCGCCACGGCCGCCTGCCCGCCCCGGTCGGCGCGTGGATCTCCGACTTCGCGCCGCACCCGTTCTGGGTCTACGGCCGCGTCGACCTCAACCTCGTCATGCACCCGGTGGCGATCCCGCCCGCCGTGCGGTGCGTGCCCGGCGCGCCGGTGGCCGTGTCCGCGCCGCCGGTGCGCGCGGTGTTCCGGCCCGGCGACTCCGCCGCGGTCCGCCGCCGGCTGGGTCTGCCACCGGCGGCGTTCGTCGCGCTGGTGTCGTGTGGTTCGCTCGGGTTCGGGCAGGTGGAAGCCGCGGCGCGGGAACTGCTGGCGGCCCATCCCTCGGTGGTGCCGGTGGTGGTGTGCGGGCGCAACGAGCGGCTCGCGCGGGCCCTGCGGCGGCTGACCGATGCGCGGTTGCGGGTGCTGGGCTGGACCGACGAGATGCCCGCCTACACCGTCGCCGCCGATGTGGTGGTGACCAACGCGGGTGGCGCGACCGGGCTGGAAGCGCTCGCCTGCGGCAGGCCGGTTCTGATGCACCGGCCCATCGCGGCGCACGGCCGCGCCAACGCCCGGCTGATGGCGGAGGCCGGGCTGGCCGTGGTGTGCGAGGCCGACGGCGAACTCACCCGCGCCGTCGGGCACCTGGTCGAGACGCCCGGGGCGTGGAAGTCACTGGCCGAAGCGGCCGCCCGGCATCTGGAGTCCGCCGGTGATCTCGACGTGGCGCTGTCGGCGCTGCTTCGCCAGGCCGCTTGTCACCGCGCCACGGCGGGGTGA
- a CDS encoding AraC family transcriptional regulator produces the protein MRNVPLADVDHLDRDVLAIGTDYPPGHVLAFHEHRRAQFLYGATGTMQVDTGDGSWTVPTDRAVLIPPRTGHQVVMRGVSTRSLYLEPAAVPWFPARCRVVAVSPLLRELLLAAVDITPEYPARGRDGAVMELILHEIQALTPLPFDLPLPRHPRLRALCKRFQHEPGIHVPLADWAARSHLSERTLNRLFPAETGLTYQRWRQRACVLHAITLLATGTPVTAVAATLGYDTPAAFTAMFRRETGMAPSTFRARGPRRS, from the coding sequence GTGCGCAACGTCCCCCTCGCCGACGTCGACCATTTGGACCGCGACGTGCTGGCGATCGGTACCGACTACCCGCCCGGGCACGTGCTCGCCTTCCACGAGCACCGCCGCGCGCAGTTCCTCTACGGCGCGACGGGCACCATGCAGGTCGACACGGGCGACGGCAGCTGGACGGTGCCCACCGACCGGGCGGTGCTGATCCCGCCCCGCACCGGTCACCAGGTGGTGATGCGCGGGGTCAGCACCCGCAGCCTCTACCTGGAACCGGCCGCCGTACCGTGGTTCCCCGCCCGCTGCCGAGTCGTGGCGGTCTCCCCGCTGCTGCGCGAACTGCTGCTCGCGGCCGTGGACATCACCCCGGAGTACCCGGCACGCGGACGTGACGGGGCGGTGATGGAGCTGATCCTGCACGAGATCCAGGCACTCACGCCGCTGCCGTTCGACCTGCCCCTGCCCCGCCACCCCCGGCTGCGGGCACTGTGCAAACGCTTCCAGCACGAGCCCGGCATCCACGTCCCGCTGGCCGACTGGGCCGCGCGATCACACCTGAGCGAACGCACCCTCAACCGCCTCTTCCCCGCCGAAACCGGGCTGACCTACCAGCGATGGCGGCAACGGGCCTGCGTCCTGCACGCGATCACCCTGCTGGCCACCGGCACCCCGGTCACGGCCGTCGCGGCCACCCTCGGCTACGACACACCAGCCGCGTTCACGGCCATGTTCCGCCGGGAGACCGGGATGGCGCCGAGCACGTTCCGAGCCCGCGGACCACGGAGGTCGTGA
- a CDS encoding amidohydrolase — MTDDSTTLLLGGRIHSPSNPDATAMAISGGTIVWVGQDGPGRALHPGARVHDLDGAFVAPGFVDAHVHATATGLHLAGLDLGGIADAAGLLAAVRAAARPGEVLIAHGWDETTWTGDRLPSRAEIDEAAGGAPVYLGRVDVHSALVSTALVDLAPAARGAAGWSPEGPLTRDAHHHVRGAVRAALTREQRRRAQDAFLRLAAARGIVSVHECAGPDISGEDDLAELLALAAEPGYPQVVGYWGELEAVDVAHRHDLPGLAGDLFVDGALGSRTAALHQPYLDEPGSTGARYLDADTIAAHLVACTEAGLQAGFHVIGDAGVAEVVRGFQLAEKTVGQRALAGRHHRLEHLEMIDTEQAKALAGWGVTGSVQPQFDALWGGPDGMYAQRLGRERSEPMNPFAMLAAEGVLLAFGSDCPVTPLQPWESVRAAIHHRTPGSGLSARAAFTAHTRGGHRAAGVHDGVTGSLVPGAPAHYAIWDAADLVVAAPDSRVQRWSTDPRSRVPALPPLEDGAPLPVCLRTVRGGEVLYDAFTSAE; from the coding sequence GTGACGGACGACAGCACCACGCTCCTGCTGGGCGGGCGGATCCATTCGCCCAGCAACCCCGACGCGACCGCGATGGCCATCAGCGGCGGCACGATCGTCTGGGTCGGCCAGGACGGCCCCGGCCGCGCCCTCCACCCCGGCGCCCGCGTCCACGACCTCGACGGCGCGTTCGTCGCCCCCGGCTTCGTCGACGCGCACGTGCACGCCACCGCGACCGGCCTGCACCTGGCCGGGCTGGACCTCGGCGGGATCGCCGACGCCGCCGGTCTGCTGGCCGCCGTCCGCGCCGCCGCGCGCCCCGGCGAGGTCCTCATCGCCCACGGCTGGGACGAGACCACCTGGACCGGCGACCGGCTGCCCAGCCGCGCCGAGATCGACGAGGCCGCGGGTGGGGCGCCGGTCTACCTCGGCCGCGTCGACGTGCACTCCGCGCTCGTGTCCACCGCGCTGGTCGATCTCGCCCCGGCCGCCCGCGGCGCCGCGGGCTGGTCACCCGAGGGGCCGCTCACCCGCGACGCCCATCACCACGTGCGCGGCGCCGTCCGCGCCGCGCTCACCCGCGAGCAGCGCCGCCGCGCCCAGGACGCGTTCCTGCGCCTGGCCGCCGCGCGCGGCATCGTCAGCGTCCACGAGTGCGCCGGCCCCGATATCTCCGGCGAAGACGACCTCGCCGAGCTGCTCGCGCTGGCCGCCGAACCCGGCTACCCGCAGGTCGTCGGCTACTGGGGCGAACTCGAAGCCGTCGACGTCGCCCACCGCCACGACCTGCCCGGCCTGGCCGGCGACCTCTTCGTCGACGGCGCGCTGGGCTCCCGCACCGCCGCCCTGCACCAGCCCTACCTCGACGAACCCGGCTCCACCGGCGCCCGCTACCTCGACGCCGACACCATCGCCGCCCACCTCGTCGCCTGCACCGAAGCCGGTCTGCAAGCCGGGTTCCACGTCATCGGCGACGCGGGCGTGGCCGAGGTCGTGCGCGGCTTCCAGCTCGCCGAGAAAACCGTCGGGCAACGCGCCCTCGCCGGCCGCCACCACCGGCTCGAACACCTCGAAATGATCGACACCGAGCAGGCGAAGGCCCTCGCGGGCTGGGGCGTCACCGGCTCCGTGCAGCCCCAGTTCGACGCGCTGTGGGGCGGGCCGGACGGCATGTACGCGCAGCGGCTGGGCCGCGAACGGTCGGAGCCGATGAACCCGTTCGCCATGCTCGCCGCCGAAGGAGTCCTGCTCGCGTTCGGCTCCGACTGCCCGGTCACGCCGCTGCAACCGTGGGAGAGCGTGCGCGCCGCGATCCACCACCGCACGCCCGGTTCCGGTCTGTCCGCCCGCGCCGCCTTCACCGCCCACACCCGCGGCGGCCACCGCGCCGCCGGTGTCCACGACGGCGTCACCGGCAGCCTGGTGCCCGGCGCACCCGCGCACTACGCGATCTGGGACGCCGCCGACCTGGTCGTCGCCGCCCCCGACTCCCGCGTCCAGCGCTGGTCCACCGACCCGCGCTCCCGGGTGCCCGCCCTGCCGCCGCTCGAGGACGGCGCGCCACTCCCGGTCTGCCTGCGGACCGTGCGCGGGGGCGAGGTTCTCTACGACGCGTTCACCTCCGCGGAATAA
- a CDS encoding biotin/lipoyl-containing protein has product MTEVLFPLLSDNDPDAEGVVATWFVHDGERVDEGDLLAEVALDKVDVEISAPAPGVVRLLAKEGDALVQGALIARVE; this is encoded by the coding sequence GTGACCGAGGTGCTGTTCCCGCTGCTGTCGGACAACGATCCGGACGCCGAGGGTGTGGTGGCGACCTGGTTCGTCCACGACGGCGAACGGGTCGACGAGGGTGACCTGCTGGCGGAGGTCGCGCTGGACAAGGTCGACGTCGAAATCTCCGCACCCGCTCCCGGGGTGGTGCGGTTGCTGGCCAAGGAGGGCGACGCGCTCGTCCAGGGCGCGTTGATAGCGCGGGTCGAATGA
- a CDS encoding sulfite exporter TauE/SafE family protein, with product MPEVTFLVLLAFGCLTGVTTVLFGFGGGFLTVPVVVAVTGDMHVAVATSTAVMVVNSLAATVAQARAGRIRRSYVWPLIAFIALGAAFGSLAATRLPERVLHVAFIAYLVITIVDCLARNGFLHRPLETPRKLGPVTRTAGGVGIGAVASALGVGGSVMTVPLLRRSGLPMTEATAMANPLSAPVALIGTAIYAFAGTGSAGRAGYVDLIAAAALLCGSIPAIALTRRLTARIPDRVHAIAYLAMLAGVTIAMIVTP from the coding sequence GTGCCGGAAGTGACCTTCCTCGTCCTGCTCGCGTTCGGCTGCCTCACCGGGGTGACCACGGTGCTGTTCGGCTTCGGCGGCGGGTTCCTCACCGTGCCGGTCGTGGTCGCCGTGACCGGTGACATGCACGTCGCGGTGGCGACCTCGACCGCCGTGATGGTGGTCAACTCGCTCGCCGCCACCGTCGCCCAGGCGCGGGCGGGCCGGATCCGCCGCAGCTACGTGTGGCCGCTGATCGCCTTCATCGCGCTCGGCGCCGCGTTCGGCTCGCTGGCCGCGACCCGGTTGCCCGAGCGCGTCCTGCACGTCGCGTTCATCGCCTACCTCGTGATCACCATCGTGGACTGCCTGGCGCGCAACGGTTTCCTCCACCGTCCACTCGAGACGCCCCGGAAGCTCGGCCCGGTCACCCGGACCGCGGGCGGCGTCGGCATCGGCGCGGTCGCCAGCGCGCTCGGTGTCGGCGGCAGCGTGATGACCGTGCCGCTGCTGCGCCGCAGCGGCCTGCCGATGACGGAGGCGACCGCGATGGCCAACCCGCTCAGCGCCCCGGTCGCGCTGATCGGCACGGCCATCTACGCCTTCGCCGGCACCGGGAGCGCGGGCCGTGCCGGCTACGTCGACCTGATCGCCGCGGCCGCGCTGCTGTGCGGGTCGATCCCGGCCATCGCGCTGACCCGCCGCCTCACCGCCCGCATCCCGGACCGCGTCCACGCGATCGCCTACCTGGCGATGCTGGCGGGCGTGACGATCGCGATGATCGTCACGCCCTGA